In Miscanthus floridulus cultivar M001 chromosome 5, ASM1932011v1, whole genome shotgun sequence, one genomic interval encodes:
- the LOC136449984 gene encoding probable serine/threonine-protein kinase At1g54610 isoform X1 has translation MGCVFGRAAASSPAAPRKKRGKERSSPQPEAGSPSAVAAAAGDGRPRRRLGGRRAAGPRQGCVPAAAAAEQLAAGWPPWLVAVAGEALRGWAPRRADTFEKLNKIGSGTYSNVYRARDTVSGRIVALKKVRFDNLESESVKFMAREILILRTLDHPNVIKLEGLVTSRMSCSLYLVFEYMEHDLAGLAASPDVRFTLPQIKCYMQQLLLGLEHCHDNNVLHRDIKGSNLLLDNNGILKIADFGLATFFDPRHKRPMTSRVVTLWYRPPELLLGATDYSVGVDLWSAGCILAELLYGKPIMPGHTEVEQLHKIFKLCGSPSEEYWKKSKLPHATIFKPQQPYKRCIRETFKDFPTSALPLVETLLAIDPAERQTATAALHSDFFSTEPYACDPSSLPTYPPSKEMDAKLRDEEARRLRAAAKAKGEAKRTRPRDRSRRTGPAPEANAEIQANLDQRRRMITHANAKSKSEKFPPPHQDGGMGNPLGSCRHMEPMFEHQDASFSTVVPIEKGTSQTWSGPLFDPAALGQSRRKKQTTLDAKAAAYSKQLQKDKGGIRAR, from the exons ATGGGCTGCGTCTTCGGCCGGGCGGCCGCGTCGTCCCCTGCggcgccgaggaagaagaggggcaagGAGAGGTCGTCCCCGCAGCCCGAAGCGGGGTCGCCCTCCgcagtcgccgccgccgccggggacgggaggccgcggcggcggctcggGGGCCGCAGGGCAGCGGGGCCCAGGCAGGGGTGCGTCcccgcggccgccgcggcggAGCAGCTGGCCGCCGGCTGGCCGCCGTGGCTCGTCGCTGTCGCGGGGGAGGCCCTCCGCGGCTGGGCGCCGCGCCGTGCCGACACCTTCGAGAAGCTCAATAAG ATAGGATCGGGCACGTACAGCAACGTGTACCGGGCGAGGGACACCGTCTCCGGCCGCATCGTCGCTCTTAAAAAGGTTCGCTTTGATAACCTCGAGTCAGAGAGCGTCAAGTTTATGGCCAGGGAAATACTGATCCTAAGGACACTCGACCACCCCAACGTCATCAAATTGGAGGGCTTGGTCACCTCCAGGATGTCGTGCAGCCTCTACCTTGTCTTCGAGTACATGGAGCATGACCTTGCTGGGCTGGCTGCAAGTCCTGATGTCAGGTTCACGTTGCCTCAG ATCAAATGTTACATGCAGCAGCTGTTGTTAGGGCTTGAGCATTGTCATGACAATAATGTATTGCACCGGGATATCAAGGGGTCAAACTTGTTGTTGGATAATAATGGGATTCTTAAGATTGCGGATTTTGGGCTGGCGACATTCTTTGATCCACGGCATAAACGGCCAATGACGAGCCGAGTGGTCACGCTGTGGTACCGTCCACCAGAATTGTTACTTGGTGCCACTGATTATAGTGTAGGCGTTGATTTGTGGAGTGCTGGATGCATTCTGGCAGAGCTCTTGTATGGAAAGCCCATAATGCCTGGGCACACTGAG GTGGAACAGTTGCACAAGATTTTCAAGCTATGTGGTTCCCCTTCTGAGGAGTACTGGAAGAAGTCTAAATTGCCACATGCGACAATATTCAAACCTCAACAACCCTATAAACGTTGCATCAGGGAGACATTTAAAGATTTTCCTACATCGGCTCTGCCATTGGTTGAAACTCTGCTTGCAATTGATCCAGCTGAGAGACAAACTGCGACAGCTGCATTACACAGTGAT TTTTTTTCAACCGAGCCTTATGCTTGTGACCCTTCAAGTCTGCCAACATATCCACCAAGCAAGGAGATGGATGCCAAGTTAAGAGACGAGGAGGCTAGAAG ACTACGAGCTGCTGCAAAGGCCAAAGGAGAAGCAAAAAGGACTCGACCACGGGATCGATCTCGCAGGACTGGACCAGCACCAGAAGCTAATGCAGAGATTCAAGCGAACTTAGAC CAGAGGCGACGGATGATAACTCATGCGAATGCAAAGAGCAAAAGTGAGAAGTTTCCTCCTCCACATCAGGATGGAGGTATGGGTAATCCGCTGGGATCCTGTCGTCACATGGAGCCTATGTTCGAGCACCAGGATGCTTCCTTCAGTACAGTAGTCCCCATAGAGAAGGGGACCTCACAAACATGGTCGGGGCCGTTGTTTGACCCAGCAGCTCTTGGGCAGTCGAGGCGGAAGAAGCAAACTACCCTAGATGCTAAGGCTGCTGCTTACTCAAAGCAGCTCCAAAAGGACAAGGGAGGGATACGAGCCCGATAA
- the LOC136449984 gene encoding probable serine/threonine-protein kinase At1g54610 isoform X3 — protein MGCVFGRAAASSPAAPRKKRGKERSSPQPEAGSPSAVAAAAGDGRPRRRLGGRRAAGPRQGCVPAAAAAEQLAAGWPPWLVAVAGEALRGWAPRRADTFEKLNKIGSGTYSNVYRARDTVSGRIVALKKVRFDNLESESVKFMAREILILRTLDHPNVIKLEGLVTSRMSCSLYLVFEYMEHDLAGLAASPDVRFTLPQIKCYMQQLLLGLEHCHDNNVLHRDIKGSNLLLDNNGILKIADFGLATFFDPRHKRPMTSRVVTLWYRPPELLLGATDYSVGVDLWSAGCILAELLYGKPIMPGHTEFFSTEPYACDPSSLPTYPPSKEMDAKLRDEEARRLRAAAKAKGEAKRTRPRDRSRRTGPAPEANAEIQANLDQRRRMITHANAKSKSEKFPPPHQDGGMGNPLGSCRHMEPMFEHQDASFSTVVPIEKGTSQTWSGPLFDPAALGQSRRKKQTTLDAKAAAYSKQLQKDKGGIRAR, from the exons ATGGGCTGCGTCTTCGGCCGGGCGGCCGCGTCGTCCCCTGCggcgccgaggaagaagaggggcaagGAGAGGTCGTCCCCGCAGCCCGAAGCGGGGTCGCCCTCCgcagtcgccgccgccgccggggacgggaggccgcggcggcggctcggGGGCCGCAGGGCAGCGGGGCCCAGGCAGGGGTGCGTCcccgcggccgccgcggcggAGCAGCTGGCCGCCGGCTGGCCGCCGTGGCTCGTCGCTGTCGCGGGGGAGGCCCTCCGCGGCTGGGCGCCGCGCCGTGCCGACACCTTCGAGAAGCTCAATAAG ATAGGATCGGGCACGTACAGCAACGTGTACCGGGCGAGGGACACCGTCTCCGGCCGCATCGTCGCTCTTAAAAAGGTTCGCTTTGATAACCTCGAGTCAGAGAGCGTCAAGTTTATGGCCAGGGAAATACTGATCCTAAGGACACTCGACCACCCCAACGTCATCAAATTGGAGGGCTTGGTCACCTCCAGGATGTCGTGCAGCCTCTACCTTGTCTTCGAGTACATGGAGCATGACCTTGCTGGGCTGGCTGCAAGTCCTGATGTCAGGTTCACGTTGCCTCAG ATCAAATGTTACATGCAGCAGCTGTTGTTAGGGCTTGAGCATTGTCATGACAATAATGTATTGCACCGGGATATCAAGGGGTCAAACTTGTTGTTGGATAATAATGGGATTCTTAAGATTGCGGATTTTGGGCTGGCGACATTCTTTGATCCACGGCATAAACGGCCAATGACGAGCCGAGTGGTCACGCTGTGGTACCGTCCACCAGAATTGTTACTTGGTGCCACTGATTATAGTGTAGGCGTTGATTTGTGGAGTGCTGGATGCATTCTGGCAGAGCTCTTGTATGGAAAGCCCATAATGCCTGGGCACACTGAG TTTTTTTCAACCGAGCCTTATGCTTGTGACCCTTCAAGTCTGCCAACATATCCACCAAGCAAGGAGATGGATGCCAAGTTAAGAGACGAGGAGGCTAGAAG ACTACGAGCTGCTGCAAAGGCCAAAGGAGAAGCAAAAAGGACTCGACCACGGGATCGATCTCGCAGGACTGGACCAGCACCAGAAGCTAATGCAGAGATTCAAGCGAACTTAGAC CAGAGGCGACGGATGATAACTCATGCGAATGCAAAGAGCAAAAGTGAGAAGTTTCCTCCTCCACATCAGGATGGAGGTATGGGTAATCCGCTGGGATCCTGTCGTCACATGGAGCCTATGTTCGAGCACCAGGATGCTTCCTTCAGTACAGTAGTCCCCATAGAGAAGGGGACCTCACAAACATGGTCGGGGCCGTTGTTTGACCCAGCAGCTCTTGGGCAGTCGAGGCGGAAGAAGCAAACTACCCTAGATGCTAAGGCTGCTGCTTACTCAAAGCAGCTCCAAAAGGACAAGGGAGGGATACGAGCCCGATAA
- the LOC136449984 gene encoding probable serine/threonine-protein kinase At1g54610 isoform X2 yields the protein MGCVFGRAAASSPAAPRKKRGKERSSPQPEAGSPSAVAAAAGDGRPRRRLGGRRAAGPRQGCVPAAAAAEQLAAGWPPWLVAVAGEALRGWAPRRADTFEKLNKIGSGTYSNVYRARDTVSGRIVALKKVRFDNLESESVKFMAREILILRTLDHPNVIKLEGLVTSRMSCSLYLVFEYMEHDLAGLAASPDVRFTLPQIKCYMQQLLLGLEHCHDNNVLHRDIKGSNLLLDNNGILKIADFGLATFFDPRHKRPMTSRVVTLWYRPPELLLGATDYSVGVDLWSAGCILAELLYGKPIMPGHTEVEQLHKIFKLCGSPSEEYWKKSKLPHATIFKPQQPYKRCIRETFKDFPTSALPLVETLLAIDPAERQTATAALHSDFFSTEPYACDPSSLPTYPPSKEMDAKLRDEEARRLRAAAKAKGEAKRTRPRDRSRRTGPAPEANAEIQANLDRRRMITHANAKSKSEKFPPPHQDGGMGNPLGSCRHMEPMFEHQDASFSTVVPIEKGTSQTWSGPLFDPAALGQSRRKKQTTLDAKAAAYSKQLQKDKGGIRAR from the exons ATGGGCTGCGTCTTCGGCCGGGCGGCCGCGTCGTCCCCTGCggcgccgaggaagaagaggggcaagGAGAGGTCGTCCCCGCAGCCCGAAGCGGGGTCGCCCTCCgcagtcgccgccgccgccggggacgggaggccgcggcggcggctcggGGGCCGCAGGGCAGCGGGGCCCAGGCAGGGGTGCGTCcccgcggccgccgcggcggAGCAGCTGGCCGCCGGCTGGCCGCCGTGGCTCGTCGCTGTCGCGGGGGAGGCCCTCCGCGGCTGGGCGCCGCGCCGTGCCGACACCTTCGAGAAGCTCAATAAG ATAGGATCGGGCACGTACAGCAACGTGTACCGGGCGAGGGACACCGTCTCCGGCCGCATCGTCGCTCTTAAAAAGGTTCGCTTTGATAACCTCGAGTCAGAGAGCGTCAAGTTTATGGCCAGGGAAATACTGATCCTAAGGACACTCGACCACCCCAACGTCATCAAATTGGAGGGCTTGGTCACCTCCAGGATGTCGTGCAGCCTCTACCTTGTCTTCGAGTACATGGAGCATGACCTTGCTGGGCTGGCTGCAAGTCCTGATGTCAGGTTCACGTTGCCTCAG ATCAAATGTTACATGCAGCAGCTGTTGTTAGGGCTTGAGCATTGTCATGACAATAATGTATTGCACCGGGATATCAAGGGGTCAAACTTGTTGTTGGATAATAATGGGATTCTTAAGATTGCGGATTTTGGGCTGGCGACATTCTTTGATCCACGGCATAAACGGCCAATGACGAGCCGAGTGGTCACGCTGTGGTACCGTCCACCAGAATTGTTACTTGGTGCCACTGATTATAGTGTAGGCGTTGATTTGTGGAGTGCTGGATGCATTCTGGCAGAGCTCTTGTATGGAAAGCCCATAATGCCTGGGCACACTGAG GTGGAACAGTTGCACAAGATTTTCAAGCTATGTGGTTCCCCTTCTGAGGAGTACTGGAAGAAGTCTAAATTGCCACATGCGACAATATTCAAACCTCAACAACCCTATAAACGTTGCATCAGGGAGACATTTAAAGATTTTCCTACATCGGCTCTGCCATTGGTTGAAACTCTGCTTGCAATTGATCCAGCTGAGAGACAAACTGCGACAGCTGCATTACACAGTGAT TTTTTTTCAACCGAGCCTTATGCTTGTGACCCTTCAAGTCTGCCAACATATCCACCAAGCAAGGAGATGGATGCCAAGTTAAGAGACGAGGAGGCTAGAAG ACTACGAGCTGCTGCAAAGGCCAAAGGAGAAGCAAAAAGGACTCGACCACGGGATCGATCTCGCAGGACTGGACCAGCACCAGAAGCTAATGCAGAGATTCAAGCGAACTTAGAC AGGCGACGGATGATAACTCATGCGAATGCAAAGAGCAAAAGTGAGAAGTTTCCTCCTCCACATCAGGATGGAGGTATGGGTAATCCGCTGGGATCCTGTCGTCACATGGAGCCTATGTTCGAGCACCAGGATGCTTCCTTCAGTACAGTAGTCCCCATAGAGAAGGGGACCTCACAAACATGGTCGGGGCCGTTGTTTGACCCAGCAGCTCTTGGGCAGTCGAGGCGGAAGAAGCAAACTACCCTAGATGCTAAGGCTGCTGCTTACTCAAAGCAGCTCCAAAAGGACAAGGGAGGGATACGAGCCCGATAA
- the LOC136449984 gene encoding probable serine/threonine-protein kinase At1g54610 isoform X4: MGCVFGRAAASSPAAPRKKRGKERSSPQPEAGSPSAVAAAAGDGRPRRRLGGRRAAGPRQGCVPAAAAAEQLAAGWPPWLVAVAGEALRGWAPRRADTFEKLNKIGSGTYSNVYRARDTVSGRIVALKKVRFDNLESESVKFMAREILILRTLDHPNVIKLEGLVTSRMSCSLYLVFEYMEHDLAGLAASPDVRFTLPQIKCYMQQLLLGLEHCHDNNVLHRDIKGSNLLLDNNGILKIADFGLATFFDPRHKRPMTSRVVTLWYRPPELLLGATDYSVGVDLWSAGCILAELLYGKPIMPGHTEVEQLHKIFKLCGSPSEEYWKKSKLPHATIFKPQQPYKRCIRETFKDFPTSALPLVETLLAIDPAERQTATAALHSDTTSCCKGQRRSKKDSTTGSISQDWTSTRS, translated from the exons ATGGGCTGCGTCTTCGGCCGGGCGGCCGCGTCGTCCCCTGCggcgccgaggaagaagaggggcaagGAGAGGTCGTCCCCGCAGCCCGAAGCGGGGTCGCCCTCCgcagtcgccgccgccgccggggacgggaggccgcggcggcggctcggGGGCCGCAGGGCAGCGGGGCCCAGGCAGGGGTGCGTCcccgcggccgccgcggcggAGCAGCTGGCCGCCGGCTGGCCGCCGTGGCTCGTCGCTGTCGCGGGGGAGGCCCTCCGCGGCTGGGCGCCGCGCCGTGCCGACACCTTCGAGAAGCTCAATAAG ATAGGATCGGGCACGTACAGCAACGTGTACCGGGCGAGGGACACCGTCTCCGGCCGCATCGTCGCTCTTAAAAAGGTTCGCTTTGATAACCTCGAGTCAGAGAGCGTCAAGTTTATGGCCAGGGAAATACTGATCCTAAGGACACTCGACCACCCCAACGTCATCAAATTGGAGGGCTTGGTCACCTCCAGGATGTCGTGCAGCCTCTACCTTGTCTTCGAGTACATGGAGCATGACCTTGCTGGGCTGGCTGCAAGTCCTGATGTCAGGTTCACGTTGCCTCAG ATCAAATGTTACATGCAGCAGCTGTTGTTAGGGCTTGAGCATTGTCATGACAATAATGTATTGCACCGGGATATCAAGGGGTCAAACTTGTTGTTGGATAATAATGGGATTCTTAAGATTGCGGATTTTGGGCTGGCGACATTCTTTGATCCACGGCATAAACGGCCAATGACGAGCCGAGTGGTCACGCTGTGGTACCGTCCACCAGAATTGTTACTTGGTGCCACTGATTATAGTGTAGGCGTTGATTTGTGGAGTGCTGGATGCATTCTGGCAGAGCTCTTGTATGGAAAGCCCATAATGCCTGGGCACACTGAG GTGGAACAGTTGCACAAGATTTTCAAGCTATGTGGTTCCCCTTCTGAGGAGTACTGGAAGAAGTCTAAATTGCCACATGCGACAATATTCAAACCTCAACAACCCTATAAACGTTGCATCAGGGAGACATTTAAAGATTTTCCTACATCGGCTCTGCCATTGGTTGAAACTCTGCTTGCAATTGATCCAGCTGAGAGACAAACTGCGACAGCTGCATTACACAGTGAT ACTACGAGCTGCTGCAAAGGCCAAAGGAGAAGCAAAAAGGACTCGACCACGGGATCGATCTCGCAGGACTGGACCAGCACCAGAAGCTAA